GTCAACTACGATACCCGTATGGGAATACTGTTGTGCCATAAGCTTGTATGGAAATAATGCAATAAGCAATATAAAGCTAAAACCCAGTGATCGTATCATTAAATGGCAGTATCCAGGTTTTGTGGGCAAATGATTCATCTTCTTTCGCAAGGTTAACATCAGGATTAATATAGAGGGTGCTCAGGCGGCCATTGAGGGCCACATAGCTTTCGGCATACACTTTTGGGTCGGCCATCCCTTTGCGGGCGTAAAGGTCGTGCAGAAAATGCGCATATTCCAAAATAAAATCGGGCTGGAACGACATTTGTTTTTCCTGAAAGGCCGTAAGGTAGTCGCGGTTGTTTACATATACCGTTTTCCCGGTGGTGCTGTCGGTTACTTTAAACTGAATGTACCCGGCTTTTTCCATAAGCATTACGCGCCACGAAAACCGGAAGCCTTCCTCCGTCCAGAAGAGCTCGCCCGGATACAGCAGGTAGCGGAATGGGAATAAAAGCTGTATCAATATAAATAATGACAGGAATAATGCTAGGGGTTTATTGGCTACTGCCCTGTGTTGTAAGTTTTCTGTTGGCTGAAGTTTTCCTTTTGAAAATAATTTTGCGATGAAAGCCAGTACCTTTCGGTGGAACTGCGGGCTGAAGAATACCAGCGACGAAATGATCATTACATACGGGAAAACGCCTATGGGGAAAAGGATACGCGTAAGCAAATGGAATACCACGACCAATGTGAAGCCGAAAAGACGGGTGCGTCGGTTGAGCAGCAGGAAAACGATAAAAAGGTCATATACAGCGCCAATATAGCTAAACGCATAGGCTACCCATTCCCTGCCCAGCCACGGCCCGATAATGGGTAAATGCGTATTGCCGGTAAGCCATATTTTTAATGGCATGGCAGCCACAAGCCAGTCGGAGTTTAGTTTTGCCAGCCCGGCATAAAAGTAAACGATGGCGAGCAATACCTTAAGTATATCTACCGTGTAGCGCGGTACGGTATTACTGAAAAGCGAAGGTTTTCTTTTGGCATCCGCCGAAAAAAACACATTGGCAGGCAAAAAGATCAGGACAAAGCTGATAACCGATATGAAATAATAATGGTTGAGATAGGTGGTCTTATCCATCAGCTCTATGTAGGTAAAGCTCAGGAAGAACAGCACGATACCCAGCCGGTAACGGTAACCAAATGCCACCATTAATGCTGAAATGCCGCAAACTATAAAGACCAGATAGGTATATATGCCTATCGGCTTTACCCATTCAAAGCCATAATAGGTAAAATGAAATCCGGGGGTAATATAAAACTTATTGATCCAGCCGTTCATTGCGAAGCGCACAACGCTAAAAAACATCATCAACCCAAAGGCTATCCGGTAAAAAGCCAGGGTAGCGGCATCGGTATAGGTGTTTAAATAGGTATGGAAACGCTGCTGCAACATGGCTTAATCCCCGTCACCGTCTACATAATCGATGCTTATGTTGAGTGCCTGGAGCATATCCAGCTTTTCATAAACGGTCAGTTGCTGCATCGCCTGGTAGGCTGCAAGCATTTTGCTGTTATCGTTAGTGATCTGGTTGCTGAAGCTGTTGTCAAGCTGGGCAACAGCGGCAAGGGCAGCATCGTATTTCGCATTGATAACAGCGCTGAGGTTTTGCCCGTCGCGAACGGCATTAATAGCGTCAAGGTAGCCTTTGAGGCCCGGGCCTGTGGTTTCGGAACCAAAATATTTTCCGTTGAAGAAATCGCGTGAAGCAGTGATCGCCTCGGTAAGCAGCTGGTGGCTCACGTTGTTCCTGTAATAGGCCTCAACTTTATTAGGAAATGTAGTCCCGTTGCTGAAAAGCCCCGCAGGTATGCCAAGTTTAGGCGTACGCACATCTTTCTCAAGGTTCTTTACAAAATTATTTACCGTCTGGTTTATCGGGGCGCTGACCGCTGTACCCGTACCGGCGATAAAAGTAGCACGGTAACCGCCATTCCAGTCGGCAAGGATGCTATCGGCTACAGTTTTAATGTGGGAAGCAAGGTCGGCCACATAGGTACGTGCATTACTATTCCCGCTGTAATAATCGATGATGGCCGCATCATCATTGCCAACGCCATACAGCATATAATCCAGTGCAGGAAAGCCTTCGCGCGCATAGTTTACCGGCTGCGAAAGGTTGTAAGTGCCTGACGCGATATTGCTGTTGATGCCTGCTACATCGGCAGGATACGTATTGCTGCCTTCTATCAGATGGAGCTCAAATGCTTTTGGGTCGTCAAAGATACCCACATGCTGGAAAGCAAGATAGGCTTCGAGCCAGGCAGCGCGTAGCTCATCAAGGCCCTGCTGTGACGGGGCTGCAGAAAAAGCCGTTGCCTTAGCACTGAGGACATTTGCCTTAGCCTGGTAATTTTCGAATGATGGTACTATTATATTATCGGCCCAGCTGGTCATCAGCGCTGTACGGTCATAGTTTCCTGTATTTACATTACTATTGTCGGAAGACGAACATGCAGCAGCCAATACTGCAAGGCTAAGAACAAGTATCTTTTTCATCTCAAAAAATTTGTGCAAAGGTATGAACATAGGTTATTTATTTATAACTATTCCAAATAATTTTTACATTTCTTCGAAAATTATTTTTATCTAATATAAAACTTCCTATTTTTGCGCTGTTTTTAATCAATCTAAATAAAATCAGGGATGAAAAAAATAACTTTCAGCTTACTTCTGCTCGCGGCTTCGGGCCTTGTTATAACCGCGTGTAATAATGATGATGATAATTCCGGCAACAGCAATGTTACCAAAAGGCAGGTCATAGAAAACTACGCCGATATCGTTGCACAAAATTACCAGGATGCCCTTGATGATGCCAACGACCTTGAGGCAGCCATCAACGATTTTACAGCCAACCCTACGCAGGCAAAATTCGATACTGCCAAAGCTGCATGGAAAACCGCACGTGAAAGCTATGGTACTACCGAGGCATTCCGTTTTGCAAACGGCCCGATAGACAACGACCAGGACTTTGATGCCCCTGAGCCACTAATGAACGCCTGGCCGCTTGACGAAGCTTATATTGATTATGTGAATGATAGCAACTCTCCTGATTACGGAGGTGGTATCATCAACAAACCGGCAATTTACCCTACGATAACAAAACAACTCTTGGTTGACCTTAACGAAGGTGCAGATGAAAAGAGCATCTCTACAGGCTACCACGCCATTGAATTTTTACTATGGGGCCAGGACCTTACTGCTCCTGCGGCCAACCAGCCGGGATTAAGGCCTTATACCGATTATGTTGACGGCGGCACTAATAGCAACCAGGACAGGAGAAGAGCCTACCTTAATGCGGCTGCCGACCTGCTTACCGACCACCTGACCTATCTTGTAAACCTTTGGAAAGTGGGCGGATCGTACAGGAATACTTTCCTTGCTTTACCTGAGGGAACAGCGCTACAGAACATTTACCTTGGCATCATTACGCTTGCGGCATCTGAATTGCCTGTAGAGCGTATGTCGGTTGCCCTCGAGAATGCCGACCAGGAAGATGAGCACTCCTGCTTTAGCGATAACACGCACCGTGACATCCACCTGAACCTACAAGGCATTATAAATGTGTATGAAGGCAAATACGGCAACATTGACGGCGCATCATTGGCCGACCTGGTAAGGCAGGCGAACAACACACAATACCAGGCTATCGAAATGGCTATCAGTTCAGCTACTAATGATATTGCGGCTATTTCTATCCCTTTCGACCGTGCGATAAGCGGTGGCCCTACAAGCACTGAAGGCGCTAAAGTAAAAACTGCGTACCTCCAGATCATTTCCCTTTCGCAGGAACTTCTTGCAGGCGCGACAGCCTCGGGAGTTGTGGTAAACGGCATTGACTAATATTTGTTCCGATATAGAATAATTTATAAAGAGTGCCGTAATTTTGCGGCGCTCTTTTTACAGTTTATAAATGAAAACGTTACAACTTTCCGTCCTTATATTATCCTGCCTCCTTGCAATATCATGCAATGACGAGCAGGGCGGCTACCAAACCCTTACTGCCGAAGATGGCGAACAGTTCAGCGGCGGTACATCTACAGTGATCAATGCTACCGAAGAAGCCTTTGGTTTTGCCTCGGCTACCCTGACACCGGACCAATCGGTTGATTTTGGCGTGGGGAACTCGCTTTTCAGGCAAAGCTGGGTAACGGCACCGTCGTCTACTACGGCGCGTGACGGGTTAGGCCCGTTTTTCAATGCGATATCCTGCAGCTCCTGCCACTTTAAGGACGGACGCGGACGTCCGCCTGCCTTTGATGGCGAAATGGGTAAAGGATTGCTTTTAAGGCTGAACATACCTGGAATGGATGAATGGGGTGCCGGGCTGCCCGACCCTATCTACGGACACCAGCTACAGGACAATGCATTGCTGGGCATTACCCCGAAAGGGAATTACACTATCACGTACCAAAATATTAATGAAACACTCGCGGACGGAACGGTGGTAACACTACAATCGCCAACCTACCACATCAATGCACCGGGCTACGGGCCCTTGGGGGCCGGCCTGCTTGTATCGCCCCGCGTGGCTAACCAGGTTATTGGGCTTGGCCTGCTTGAAGCTGTGCCGCACACTACCTACCTTAACTTTGCAGACGAAGCCGATACCAACGGCGATGGCATTTCGGGCAGGGCAAATTATGTATACGACAAAGAAAGCAACAGCATCAAAATGGGGCTTTTCGGGTGGAAGGCCAACCAGCCGAGCATAAAGCAGCAGATAGCAGCCGCATTCCTGAACGATATGGGCATTACCTCGCCTGTATTCCCTGACGAATATGCCCCGACAGGCTTTGACATCAGCGTCATACCTAACGGCGGCACGCCTGAAATACCCGATGTAGCCTTCAACCGTGTGCTACTGTATTCGCAAACACTATCGGTTCCCGTAAGGCGCAACTACGATGCGCAAAACGTGCTTCGTGGAAAGCAATTGTTTACCGACCTTAAATGTGCTTCCTGCCACATCCCTAAGATGCAGACAGGTAATGACTACCCTATCGCAGGCCTTCGCAACCAGACGATACGCCCATATACCGATATGCTCCTGCACGATATGGGACCCGGCCTTGCTGACGGAACCCCGGACTTTCTTGCCACGGGAAGCGAATGGCGTACCCAGCCGCTTTGGGGCATAGGGCTCATCAACACCGTGAACGGGCATACGCAACTGCTCCACGACGGGCGGGCGCGCAATGTTACCGAAGCCATACTTTGGCATGGCGGCGAGGCACAGCAATCGAAAGAGATGTTTATGGAACTCAGCACACAGGAACGGCAGGACCTGCTGGATTTTATAAATTCGCTTTAATACTGTTATTCATTGACACAATAAATAAAATTAACCGGGCACATCAAATTGTCCGGTTTTTTTATGCTTCAAATTCCGGTTTGTGACACAGGTCATTTACCGGATCGGCCATCTGTCATAGTTTTGCCGTTGTTGCGGATAGTGCCTTATACCGCCGCGACTTAAAAATGATGTGATGGAACGATCTGTAATAAAATTCAATGAGGCCGGAATAGAGGATGTTACGGAAGTCGGAAGTAAAAATGCGGCTTTGGGCGACCTTTACACTAATGGTGCCACTTCAGGCCTGCATATTCCCGATGGCTTTGCGGTAACGGTTGGCGTTTTTAAGCAATTCATGGATCATAACAATCTTGAGGGATCGTTGCAACAGCTTATGGAACGGCTGGACAGGACGGATTTTTCAAACCTTAGTGAAACCGGTAATGCCGCCCGCAGGCTTATCATGGATGCTAAATTCCCAAGGGCACAGGAACAGGAGGTTACAAATGCCTACGCCGCCCTTTTCCCTTTAAAAAATGGCGATGTGGCAGTACGCAGCAGTGTATTTGCAAAAGGGCATCAATATTTTTTCCCTGAAGGGCTGCATGAGTCGCACCTCAATATCAGGGGGCCGCTTGCACTCATTTATGCCATAAAATGTTGCTATGCCTCGCTATACAGTAACAGGGCCATCAAATTCAGGGAAATGCACGGCATACCGCATGGTTCCGTACAGCTTTCTATAGGTATACAGTGCATGGTACGCGCCGGTACAGGATGTTCCGGCATTGGCTACACATCGCATACTGTTCCCCGTTTTCCAGATGCAGTGCGCCTTACTGCCAACTGGGGGCTTGGCCAAAACACCCTGCCGGAAACCTGGGACGAATACATTATCCCTAAGACATTACAGAATGCAGGATACGGTATACTGAAAACCATAGGCACCAAAAGCAGGATGACGGTGTATAAAGATATCTCTGCCGGTACCAACTCTATACTGACCGTTATTACCCCTCCTGAACTGCGCGAAAAAGCCGTGCTTGATGATGCAGGGATATTGGAACTCGCACGGATGGCAATATTGCTGGAAGCGCACTACAGTTATCCTGTAGTATTTGAATGGGCCAACGATGGGGAGGAAAACCTGTTTTATATTACCGGCATACGACCTGCTGTAACGGGCAGCTGCGACAGTAACAACATGAACGCTGCACCGCTTCCGGAAAGACGGGATATTGCTTAAGCATTTATTTATATGATAACACTACAGATTTTTCCCGATATTTGTTCTTAGTAAAAGACACCTAATGAAAAATGAGGCGCTGCTGAACTCTATCGTAGAGAATGCCATTGACGGTATCATTACCATCAACGAACATGGCATTGTCGAAACCATCAATCCCGCGGCCTGCAGGCTGTTCCTTTATACGCCCGAAGAGGTTGTAGGCAGGAACGTCTCCATGCT
Above is a genomic segment from Flavobacterium album containing:
- a CDS encoding imelysin family protein, whose translation is MKKILVLSLAVLAAACSSSDNSNVNTGNYDRTALMTSWADNIIVPSFENYQAKANVLSAKATAFSAAPSQQGLDELRAAWLEAYLAFQHVGIFDDPKAFELHLIEGSNTYPADVAGINSNIASGTYNLSQPVNYAREGFPALDYMLYGVGNDDAAIIDYYSGNSNARTYVADLASHIKTVADSILADWNGGYRATFIAGTGTAVSAPINQTVNNFVKNLEKDVRTPKLGIPAGLFSNGTTFPNKVEAYYRNNVSHQLLTEAITASRDFFNGKYFGSETTGPGLKGYLDAINAVRDGQNLSAVINAKYDAALAAVAQLDNSFSNQITNDNSKMLAAYQAMQQLTVYEKLDMLQALNISIDYVDGDGD
- a CDS encoding di-heme oxidoredictase family protein, whose product is MKTLQLSVLILSCLLAISCNDEQGGYQTLTAEDGEQFSGGTSTVINATEEAFGFASATLTPDQSVDFGVGNSLFRQSWVTAPSSTTARDGLGPFFNAISCSSCHFKDGRGRPPAFDGEMGKGLLLRLNIPGMDEWGAGLPDPIYGHQLQDNALLGITPKGNYTITYQNINETLADGTVVTLQSPTYHINAPGYGPLGAGLLVSPRVANQVIGLGLLEAVPHTTYLNFADEADTNGDGISGRANYVYDKESNSIKMGLFGWKANQPSIKQQIAAAFLNDMGITSPVFPDEYAPTGFDISVIPNGGTPEIPDVAFNRVLLYSQTLSVPVRRNYDAQNVLRGKQLFTDLKCASCHIPKMQTGNDYPIAGLRNQTIRPYTDMLLHDMGPGLADGTPDFLATGSEWRTQPLWGIGLINTVNGHTQLLHDGRARNVTEAILWHGGEAQQSKEMFMELSTQERQDLLDFINSL
- a CDS encoding PEP/pyruvate-binding domain-containing protein: MERSVIKFNEAGIEDVTEVGSKNAALGDLYTNGATSGLHIPDGFAVTVGVFKQFMDHNNLEGSLQQLMERLDRTDFSNLSETGNAARRLIMDAKFPRAQEQEVTNAYAALFPLKNGDVAVRSSVFAKGHQYFFPEGLHESHLNIRGPLALIYAIKCCYASLYSNRAIKFREMHGIPHGSVQLSIGIQCMVRAGTGCSGIGYTSHTVPRFPDAVRLTANWGLGQNTLPETWDEYIIPKTLQNAGYGILKTIGTKSRMTVYKDISAGTNSILTVITPPELREKAVLDDAGILELARMAILLEAHYSYPVVFEWANDGEENLFYITGIRPAVTGSCDSNNMNAAPLPERRDIA
- a CDS encoding HTTM domain-containing protein — its product is MLQQRFHTYLNTYTDAATLAFYRIAFGLMMFFSVVRFAMNGWINKFYITPGFHFTYYGFEWVKPIGIYTYLVFIVCGISALMVAFGYRYRLGIVLFFLSFTYIELMDKTTYLNHYYFISVISFVLIFLPANVFFSADAKRKPSLFSNTVPRYTVDILKVLLAIVYFYAGLAKLNSDWLVAAMPLKIWLTGNTHLPIIGPWLGREWVAYAFSYIGAVYDLFIVFLLLNRRTRLFGFTLVVVFHLLTRILFPIGVFPYVMIISSLVFFSPQFHRKVLAFIAKLFSKGKLQPTENLQHRAVANKPLALFLSLFILIQLLFPFRYLLYPGELFWTEEGFRFSWRVMLMEKAGYIQFKVTDSTTGKTVYVNNRDYLTAFQEKQMSFQPDFILEYAHFLHDLYARKGMADPKVYAESYVALNGRLSTLYINPDVNLAKEDESFAHKTWILPFNDTITGF
- a CDS encoding imelysin family protein, producing MKKITFSLLLLAASGLVITACNNDDDNSGNSNVTKRQVIENYADIVAQNYQDALDDANDLEAAINDFTANPTQAKFDTAKAAWKTARESYGTTEAFRFANGPIDNDQDFDAPEPLMNAWPLDEAYIDYVNDSNSPDYGGGIINKPAIYPTITKQLLVDLNEGADEKSISTGYHAIEFLLWGQDLTAPAANQPGLRPYTDYVDGGTNSNQDRRRAYLNAAADLLTDHLTYLVNLWKVGGSYRNTFLALPEGTALQNIYLGIITLAASELPVERMSVALENADQEDEHSCFSDNTHRDIHLNLQGIINVYEGKYGNIDGASLADLVRQANNTQYQAIEMAISSATNDIAAISIPFDRAISGGPTSTEGAKVKTAYLQIISLSQELLAGATASGVVVNGID